Proteins from a single region of bacterium:
- a CDS encoding SDR family oxidoreductase, which translates to MDHRRVMVTGASGFVGGHVVRLALLHGEVVGLARSPAPLRHSDLAWAQVDLLDFTALERALKEYQPSAVIHAAALADIDACERNHELAYGINVRATGHLVRLCRQFGSRLVFTSTDTVFSGTGRFYQETDMVGPVNYYGCTKVAAERLVLEHEYGFVVARLCLVAGFAAFSHGNSFIVRTLARLRAGEPITLPTDEFRTPVFVEVAAQALLELAGNHLTGIYHLAGNDRLSRYEIGRKLALLTGTNPQLVQPRDSHSPASGAARPKDVSLDNRKARTHLKTRFPDFEPTLAQLLANES; encoded by the coding sequence GTGGACCACAGAAGAGTGATGGTGACCGGCGCCTCTGGTTTTGTCGGCGGGCATGTAGTGCGTCTCGCCCTGCTGCACGGTGAGGTGGTGGGCCTGGCCCGGTCGCCGGCGCCGCTGCGGCATTCTGACCTGGCTTGGGCGCAGGTGGACTTGCTGGATTTTACGGCGCTTGAAAGAGCTCTGAAAGAATATCAGCCGTCAGCGGTGATCCATGCCGCCGCTCTTGCAGATATCGATGCCTGCGAACGAAATCACGAGCTGGCCTATGGCATTAACGTGCGGGCCACCGGACATCTGGTGAGGTTATGCCGTCAATTCGGCAGCCGATTGGTATTCACCTCCACCGATACGGTCTTTTCCGGCACAGGTCGCTTTTATCAGGAGACGGATATGGTGGGTCCGGTGAACTATTACGGTTGCACCAAAGTCGCCGCTGAGCGGTTGGTGCTGGAGCATGAATATGGATTTGTGGTCGCACGGCTCTGTCTGGTGGCAGGATTCGCCGCATTCTCCCACGGCAATTCGTTCATAGTTAGGACCTTGGCCCGCCTTCGCGCCGGAGAACCGATCACCCTGCCAACGGATGAATTCAGAACGCCTGTGTTTGTCGAGGTGGCTGCTCAGGCGCTGTTGGAGCTGGCCGGCAACCACTTGACCGGTATCTACCACCTGGCGGGAAACGACCGGCTGAGCCGCTATGAGATCGGCCGCAAATTGGCTCTTCTAACTGGAACGAATCCACAGCTGGTCCAGCCCAGAGACAGCCATTCACCGGCTTCAGGCGCAGCCAGGCCGAAGGATGTTTCTCTGGACAACCGCAAGGCGCGTACACATCTGAAAACCCGCTTTCCTGATTTTGAGCCGACGCTGGCCCAACTTCTCGCAAACGAGTCCTGA
- a CDS encoding DUF2892 domain-containing protein: protein MTKNIGSVDRTIRIVLGLIILALGVIFKNYFGLVGLLLLATALVRWCPAYLPFGINTCRSKPQ from the coding sequence ATGACTAAAAACATCGGCTCTGTAGATCGGACGATCCGTATCGTCCTGGGACTGATCATCCTGGCGTTGGGGGTGATTTTTAAAAATTATTTCGGCTTGGTGGGATTGCTGCTGTTAGCCACCGCCCTCGTGCGCTGGTGCCCGGCGTATCTGCCCTTCGGCATCAACACCTGCCGGAGTAAACCTCAATAA
- a CDS encoding L,D-transpeptidase family protein codes for MNRAALCLAVLLPLVCLFTCRRAAVTLPVQENISGRWQAAGDQLVLIHGERVMAQQELARFYQRRNYEPGWSEDGVPRPCADSLIRQLSQAEQEGLIGSSYHLSALMELNRPQRTSRKQQMWTAEQLAELDILLSDAFLLFASHLQSGRVNPRTFDAEWFVRRDSADVVVLLEEAVRNGEVCQKLEDLRPRHASYRRLCQALARFQTLAKKGGWPRVEYVAKLEPGARSPRIAQVRRRLLVTGEWSDRSTTPDSLFYDDALVGAVKSFQTTHGLEPDGIIGWSTIQEMNVTAEQRCTQIIVNLERWRWLYRDLGDRHILVNIPTFELQVVEQDSIVMSMRVVVGKPARRTPVLSDIMTHLVLNPYWNVPVSIILHDMIPEIRRRPHYLSDRGIRLYPNWDIKRAPVDPGSVDWSKLNKNNLPYLFRQDPGPENALGRVKFVLHNDFDVYLHDSPSQGLFTRAERAFSSGCIRLQKPIDLAVYLLRDSPAWNREAVLRTIQTQREVTIALPRPYSVHLQYWTAWVNAQGELRFGRDIYQRDQKVADALALQPKEIRIERPSLAAGAGEE; via the coding sequence ATGAACCGGGCCGCCTTATGCCTTGCCGTTCTGCTGCCCCTGGTGTGTCTGTTTACCTGCCGCCGCGCTGCAGTAACGCTTCCTGTGCAGGAAAACATCTCCGGGCGATGGCAGGCTGCCGGCGATCAACTTGTGCTCATTCACGGCGAGAGGGTGATGGCACAACAGGAGTTGGCTCGCTTCTATCAGCGACGTAACTATGAGCCTGGATGGAGCGAGGACGGCGTACCTCGGCCTTGTGCTGATTCGTTGATTCGTCAGCTGTCGCAGGCGGAGCAGGAAGGGCTCATTGGTTCCTCCTATCACCTGTCCGCATTGATGGAGTTGAACCGGCCGCAGCGGACCTCCCGCAAGCAGCAGATGTGGACGGCGGAGCAACTGGCTGAACTCGACATTTTGCTCAGTGACGCCTTTTTATTGTTCGCCAGCCATCTGCAGTCCGGCCGGGTCAATCCGCGGACGTTCGACGCCGAGTGGTTTGTGCGCCGGGACAGTGCGGACGTGGTGGTGCTGCTGGAAGAAGCGGTTCGCAACGGAGAGGTGTGTCAAAAATTGGAGGATCTGCGGCCGCGTCATGCTTCCTATCGCCGTCTCTGCCAGGCATTGGCCCGCTTTCAGACATTAGCAAAGAAGGGGGGATGGCCACGTGTGGAGTATGTTGCCAAACTGGAACCGGGCGCCCGCAGCCCGCGTATCGCTCAGGTCCGCCGCCGTCTGCTGGTGACCGGAGAATGGAGCGACCGATCAACGACGCCGGACAGCCTTTTCTACGATGATGCTCTGGTGGGGGCGGTGAAAAGCTTTCAGACAACGCATGGTCTGGAGCCGGACGGCATCATCGGTTGGAGCACGATACAGGAGATGAACGTCACCGCGGAGCAACGCTGTACGCAGATCATCGTCAATCTGGAGCGTTGGCGATGGTTGTACCGCGACCTCGGCGATCGCCATATCCTGGTGAATATTCCCACCTTTGAGCTGCAAGTGGTGGAGCAGGACAGCATCGTAATGTCCATGCGGGTGGTGGTTGGAAAACCAGCGCGGCGCACACCGGTGCTCAGCGATATCATGACCCATCTGGTGCTCAATCCATACTGGAATGTGCCGGTCTCCATCATCCTTCACGACATGATTCCGGAGATACGCAGACGCCCCCACTATCTTTCCGATCGCGGTATCCGGCTTTATCCCAACTGGGATATCAAACGGGCGCCGGTGGATCCCGGCAGCGTCGATTGGAGCAAGCTCAACAAGAATAATCTGCCCTATCTTTTTCGTCAGGATCCAGGGCCGGAGAATGCACTGGGTCGGGTCAAGTTCGTGCTGCACAACGATTTTGACGTCTACTTGCATGACTCGCCGTCGCAGGGATTGTTCACCCGCGCTGAACGGGCTTTCAGCTCAGGATGCATCCGCTTGCAGAAACCCATCGATTTAGCGGTTTACCTGCTGCGCGACTCTCCCGCCTGGAATCGCGAAGCGGTCCTGCGCACGATCCAAACCCAGCGCGAGGTGACCATCGCTTTGCCCAGACCTTATTCTGTTCATTTGCAGTACTGGACCGCTTGGGTCAATGCGCAGGGCGAACTGAGGTTCGGCCGCGACATCTATCAGCGGGATCAAAAGGTGGCGGACGCTTTAGCCCTTCAACCAAAAGAAATCCGCATCGAGCGGCCTTCGCTCGCGGCCGGCGCCGGCGAAGAATGA